The Oncorhynchus nerka isolate Pitt River linkage group LG3, Oner_Uvic_2.0, whole genome shotgun sequence genome includes the window ACTACACCACACCAAACAACGCGTAGTGAGCAGCCCATTTGTTTGGTATATGCTCTATCCAAACCAGACAATCACTTACATATTTAGAAAATGTGTTATTTGTTATCCGCTGCTTAAGACGAAAACATTTGTACCAAATATACTGGGGTAAGTAATGTGGAAGTCCGTGTAGGACCGTTTAAATCTCACGAGCCAATGAAAATATAACATTGACGATGACATCATTTTGGGGTGTAGTACCGCTACTAATCATTGGAGAAAAGTTGCACTCATTCAAAGCACAGGacccagagggtgaatgggcaacacaaaatatttaagtgcctttgaacaaggtatggtagtaggtgccaggtgcaccagtttgtgtaaagaactgcaactcggttacactcaacagtttcctttgtgtatcaagaatggtcctacacccaaaggacatccagccaacatgacacaactgtgggaagctttggagtcaacatgggccagcatccatgtggaacggCATTAACCATACACCTCAATGAACTCTGCTCCTGCCGTCAGAGTGAGATCATGGTCAGAAGTGAATGGACTCGCTGGACTGTTCATCTGTATTGCATTTGACCTGTGTTTAGTGCGTGCACCTAAGTGTAAGTTCTGTACATGTCATTGCTTCTTTAGATCATTGCGTCGTTGGGTGTTGCTAAGGTAGTTGAGTCATTTACTAGGTTTATAATGTTCATTATTCCTTTACCATTTTCATCATGCTACTTCTAGCAAGCTAGCCTAGGTGCAAGCAAGTCATGCTACCTCATTTATGCGCTGTACCACATACCTCGGATATGATTCTTCTATTCTTATTTTGTGTGTATGCATATCATTATGTTTATGGACATTTCCAATGTTTGTGTAGCCTCATGCTATGTGCACTGTATTTATAGCCTGATTTAGGCTGTGCCTTCCTCGTGGTGCAGCAACTATCCCATGTTTGACATTGCAATCAAATTTCAGTTGCTAGTCCAGCTACTTTCTATGTCATTAGATTGGTGTAGGTCTGGCCTATGCATATCATTGGTCATTCTCTGTTGTGTGCATTATTTACCTGTATACTACATTGTTGTGTTTAGTCATTTAACTGTGTTATTACTGTCTGGTCATTATTGTGTTTATAGCAATGCATAGatattatgttattactgtatccTACCCGGTATATGCTATCCCTAGCATTCATACGTCAGTGTGTAGTATGTGTATGTACATTCCATCTAGCCTCTTTACTGCCATTCCAGAAATGCCTTGTAGAACCACTTTTGTTATACATGCTTATTTCCACTGTGAGTACTGTCAATACAgaggggtgtggtgtggtgaatCATTATCTACAATAAATCTGATCTGAAGACATTCTTGCCGGACACTGGCACCTTTAGCTCTCTATACTTGTGCCCCTTCTACATGGTACTCCCGGATCAGCCTTTAGTATTTTCTCAGTGCAATGGCTCCAATTTTGGCTGAAGTGTTTCCAAGCGAGTGGAAGAGAGAACGTTTTTTAGTATTTATccccggtaaagacaataacgattctccgtcttaaattttattgtttatttacgtattagggtattTAAGTtttgattataaacattgtttgagttgtatggaaaagtttattagtaacgtttgggattcattttgtatgcattttgatggaggaaaactgggtggattattgactaaAGAGAGCCaactaaactgagtttttatggataaaaagaaggacattatcaaacaaaaggaacatttgtgatGTATCTGAGATCTTTTGGAGTTCCAACaaaagaagatcatcaaaggcaaggcattaattatatcgctatttctgaaaTATGtagcgcacctgcctggttgaaatatgtttttcatgcttttgtatgcagggcgttgtcctcagataatcacatggtgtgcTATCGCtgaaaatactatttgaaatctgacacagcggctggattaacaagaagttaagcattATTTTGATGTATCAagcttgtgattttatgaaagttaaatatttataattctgtagGACGAATTTCACGCTCctcaatttcaccggatgttggccaggttggacgctaccgtccccacctgcccataagaagttaattaaCAGTGATGACACATACCTAAATCTGTTGTTGTTTCTGGCGTAACGTCAATAACAACTGACTCCACAGAGGACAGAAGTTGCTGCTGGATGTTTGGAAGGTCAGtgaagtcagagacagacagagcgtaaCTGGGATCATGTGATATCCTCTGCAATTCTCTGCTATCAGAGCTCCTTGTTCCAATTCCAAAGATCAAGACCCCAAGCTCCTTCAGAGCAGCAGCTGGAGTGTCAACATTGTCAAAGGACCTTCCACCACTCAGCAGAATCAGTAACTGTGGAACACCTTCAGTGCGTCGACTTCCGGAGGAGGCAGTCAAGACATTGTCTCTCACGTACTGGAGAGCTGCTCCAGTGTTGAGAGGTCTCCCACCTTTGTGTCTCAGACCTCTTACAGTGTTGAGAATCTCTCCTTTTGTTGTGTATGTGTTCAGATAGAATTGGGCGGCTGgatctctactgtactggaccACAGCCACGCGATCTTTGTTCTCATCCACACCGAGTGTCTCCACTACTCTTTGAACAAAGTCCCGCATTGCTGGGAATCCACTCCTAGTGCCATCAGATCCATCCAGCAAGAACACGACATCCCTCCTGGGAGCCTGACTCTCAACTAGAGAATGTGAATGTTCAGAAAAATAGTTTTATTAAATGATGCATAGGTAAGGGAAAACAGGACAAAGCTGCTATCTTCACATGACAGTCATCCCTTTCCCTAATCTCAAACAACCATTCAAAGAAAGTGTCAATGTGTGCATTGGACTGAGTGCTATCATAGAGAACATTCCTACAGAGGTACAAAATAAATCCAATATGAAAGGCCTCGGGAGGCATCTACCTAAAATGTCAAAGCTATCAAATACTCATATCCTGTTGTAAGAGTGAAAATGGAACTGATCAAAACCATATTTATCTTACCTAGAATTGTTGGTATTACTGTTGGTGTCATGGTTGTGACCTGTACAATGACAGTGCCCATAGCAGAAAGAAGCTGCTGTTGGACATTGGGGAGGTCAGTAAATTCAGACACAGAAAGAGCATAACTGGGGTCATAGGATATTTTTGTTAATTCTCTGCTATCAGAGCTCCTTGTTCCAATTCCAAACACCAAGACACCAAGCTCCTTGAGAGCAGACGCTGGTGTATCTACATTGTCAAAGGACCTTCCACCATTCAGCAGTATCAGAATCTGTGGAACACCTTCAAGGCGCCTACTTCCAGAGGAGGCAATAAAGACATTGTCCCTGACATACTGGAGAgctgccccagtgttgaggggtcTCCCTCCTTTGTGCCTCAGGCCTCTTATGGTGTCCACAACGTCTTCCTTTGTTGTGTAAGTGTTCAAATAGAAGTGGGCCTCTGGTTCTTTGCTATACTGGACCACAGAGACTCgatctctgttctcctccacagTGAGTTTCTCTACCACTCTTTGAACAAAGTCACGCATTGCTGGAAAGCCATTCCTAGTGCCATCAGAACCATCCAGCAGGAATACTACATCCTTTCTGGCAATGCTTTGGTCCACTAAGAGTTTCagaaacaaaacagaaaatatGTTAACATTGCTTCAATGAACCTGAGACTGAAAGATGTGTGTTGTTTTAGTTGTCCTAGATAACGCATCCGTTCTTACCTATGACTGTTGGGGTTTTGGGTGTGGCCTCAACTTGTACAGTTATGAGTGTGGAGAAAAACTGCTCCTGGATGCTGGGGAGGTCAGTGAATTCAGAAACAGACTGGGAAAAACTAGGATCAGTGGCAATCCCTTGAACCTCTCTGCTGGAATTTCTGGTTCCAATGCCAAAGATCAAGACCCCACTGTCTTTCAGGGCAGAAGCTGGTATGTCAACATTATCACTGGACCTTCCCCCACTCAGCAGTATCAACATCTGAGGGACGCCCTCTTGGCTTCTGCTTCCAGAGGAGGCAGTAAGGACGTTGTCCCTTACGTATTGGAGGGCTGCCCCAGTGTTAAGGGGTCTACCTCCTCTGTGCCTCAGACTTCTCACAGTGTTAAGAATGTCCTCCTTTGTGGTGTATGTGTTCAGATAGAAATGAACTTCTTGATCTCTACCGTACTGGACAACAGAAACGCGGTCTTTGTCTCCTCCCACATTGAGTTTCCCCACTACTCTCTGAACAAAATCACGTATTGCTGGGAATCCATTCCTTGTGCCATCAGAACCATCCACAAGGAATACCACATCCTTTCTGGAGGTGTCATGATCAACTGAGAAAATAAATAGATTATGTCAATCAGACAGTTGAAATGTGGGGCTTGTGGTCAAATTATACCGTTGTTTCTAAGACTCAGCTGACATTTTACTAACACTTCCTGACTCTCAATTAACAGTGATGACACATACCTAAATCTGTTGTCGATTCTGGCGTAACGTCAATAACAACTGACTCCACAGAGGACAGAAGTTGCTGCTGGATGTTTGGAAGGTCAGtgaagtcagagacagacagagcgtaaCTGGGATCATGTGATATCCTCTGCAATTCTCTGCTATCAGAGCTCCTTGTTCCAATTCCAAAGATCAAGACCCCAAGCTCCTTCAGAGCAGCAGCTGGAGTGTCAACATTGTCAAAGGACCTTCCACCACTCAGCAGAATCAGTAACTGTGGAACACCTTCAGTGCGTCGACTTCCGGAGGAGGCAGTCAAGACATTGTCTCTCACGTACTGGAGAGCTGCTCCAGTGTTGAGAGGTCTCCCACCTTTGTGTCTCAGACCTCTTACAGTGTTGAGAATCTCTCCTTTTGTTGTGTATGTGTTCAGATAGAATTGGGCGGCTGgatctctactgtactggaccACAGCCACGCGATCTTTGTTCTCATCCACACCGAGTGTCTCCACTACTCTTTGAACAAAGTCCCGCATTGCTGGGAATCCACTCCTAGTGCCATCAGATCCATCCAGCAAGAACACGACATCCCTCCTGGGAGCCTGACTCTCAACTAGAGAATGTGAATGTTCAGAAAAAATAGTTTTATTAAATGATGCATAGGTAAGGGAAAAACAGGACAAAGCTGCTTCCTTCACATGACAGTCATCCCTTTCCCTAATCTCAAACAACCATTCAAAGAATGTATCAATGTGTGCAATGGACTGAGTGCTATCATAGAGAACATTCCTACAGAGGTACGAAATAAATCCAACATGAAAGGCCTCGGGAGGCATCTACCTAAAATGTCAAAGCTATCAAATACTCAAATCCTGATGTAAGAGTGAAAATGGAACTGATCAAAACCATATTTATCTTACCTAGAATTGTTGGTTTTACTGTTGGTGTCATGGTTGTGACCTGTACAATGACAGTGCTCATAGCAGAAAGAAGCTGCTGTTGGACGTTGGGGAGGTCAGTAAATTCAGACACGGAAAGAGCATAACTGGGGACATAGGATATTTTTTGTAATTCTCTGCTATCAGAGCTCCTTGTTCCAATTCCAAACACCAAGACACCAAGCTCCTTCAGAGCAGAGCTGGTGTATCTACATTGTCAAAGGACCTTCCACCATTCAGCAGTATCAGAATCTGTGGAACACCTTCAAGGCGCCTACTTCCGGAGGAGGCAATAAAGACATTGTCCCTGACATACTGGAGAgctgccccagtgttgaggggtcTCCCTCCTTTGTGCCTCAGGCCTCTTACGATGTCCACAACGTCTTCCTTTGTTGTGTAAGTGTTCAAATAGAAGTGGGCCTCTGGTTCTTTGCTATACTGGACCACAGAGACTCGATCTTTGTTCTCCTCCACAGTGAGTTTCTCTACCACTCTTTGAACAAAGTCACGCATTGCTGGAAAGCCATTCCTAGTGCCATCAGAACCATCCAGCAGGAATACTACATCCTTTCTGGCAATGCTTTGGTCCACTAAGAGTTTCagaaacaaaacagaaaatatGTTAACATTGCTTCAATGAACCTGAGACTGAAAGATGCTGTGTTGTTTTAGTTGTCCTAGATAACAGTGATCCGTTCATACCTATGACTGTTGGGGTTTTGGGTGTGGCCTCAACTTGTACAGTTATGAGTGTGGAGAAAACTGCTCCTGGATGCTGGGGAGGTCAGTGAATTCAGAAACAGACTGGGAAAAACTAGGATCAGTGGCAATCCCTTGAACCTCTCTGCTGGAATTTCTGGTTCCAATGCCAAAGATCAAGACCCCACTGTCTTTCAGGGCAGAAGCTGGTATGTCAACATTATCACTGGACCTTCCCCCACTCAGCAGTATCAGCATCTGAGGGACGCCCTCTTGGCTTCTGCTTCCAGAGGAGGCAGTAAGGACGTTGTCCTACGTATTGGAGGGCTGCCCCAGTGTTAAGGGGTCTACCTCCTCTGTGCCTCAGACTTCTCACAGTGTTAAGAATGTCCTCCTTTGTGGTGTATGTGTTCAGATAGAAATGAACTTCTTGATCTCTACCGTACTGGACAACAGAAACGCGGTCTTTGTCTCCTCCCACATTGAGTTTCCCCACTACTCTCTGAACAAAATCACGCATTGCTGGGAATCCATTCCTTGTGCCATCAGAACCATCCACAAGGAATACCACATCCTTTCTGGAGGTGTCATGATCAACTGAGAAAATAAATAGATTATGTCAATCAGACAGTTGAAATGTGGGGCTTGTGGTCAAATTATACCATTGTTTCTAAGACTCAGCTGACATTTTACTAACACTTCCTGACTCTCAATTAACAGTGATGACACATACCTAAATCTGTTGTCGATTCTGGCGTAACGTCAATAACAACTGACTCCACAGAGGACAGAAGTTGCTGCTGGATGTTTGGAAGGTCAGtgaagtcagagacagacagagcgtaaCTGGGATCATGTGATATCCTCTGCAATTCTCTGCTATCAGAGCTCCTTGTTCCAATTCCAAAGATCAAGACCCCAAGCTCCTTCAGAGCAGAAGCTGGAGTGTCAACATTGTCAAAGGACCTTCCACCACTCAGCAGAATCAGTAACTGTGGAACACCTTCAGTGCGTCGACTTCCGGAGGAGGCAGTCAAGACATTGTCTCTCACGTACTGGAGAGCTGCTCCAGTGTTGAGAGGTCTCCACCTTTGTGTCTCAGACCTCTTACAGTGTTGAGAATCTCTCCTTTTGTTGTGTATGTGTTCAGATAGAATTGGGCGGCTGgatctctactgtactggaccACAGCCACGCGATCTTTGTTCTCATCCACACCGAGTGTTTCCACTACTCCTTGAACAAAGTCCCGCATTGCTGGGAATCCACTCCTAGTGCCGTCAGATCCATCCAGCAAGAACACGACATCCCTCCTGGGAGCCTGACTCTCAACTAGAGAATGTGAATGTTCAGAAAAAATAGTTTTATTAAATGATGCATAGGTAAGGGAAAAACAGGACAAAGCTGCTTCCTTCACATGACAGTCATCCCTTTCCCTAATCTCAAACAACCATTCAAAGAAAGTGTCAATGTGTGCATTGGACTGAGTGCTATCATAGAGAACATTCCTACAGAGGTACGAAATAAATCCAACATGAAAGGCCTCGGGAGGCATCTACCTAAAATGTCAAAGCTATCAAATACTCATATCCTGTTGTAAGAGTGAAAATGGAACTGATCAAAACCATATTTATCTCACCTAGAATTGTTGGTTTTACTGTTGGTGTCATGGTTGTGACCTGTACAATGACAGTGCCCATAGCAGAAAGAAGCTGCTGTTGGACGTTGGGGAGGTCAGTAAATTCAGACACGGAAAGAGCATAACTGGGGTCATAGGATATTTTTGTAATTCTCTGCTATCAGAGCTCCTTGTTCCAATTCCAAACACCAAGACACCAAGCTCCTTGAGAGCAGACGCTGGTGTATCTACATTGTCAAAGGACCTTCCACCATTCAGCAGTATCAGAATCTGTGGAACACCTTCAAGGCGCCTACT containing:
- the LOC135563597 gene encoding collagen alpha-3(VI) chain-like, yielding MRDFVQRVVEKLTVEENRDRVSVVQYSKEPEAHFYLNTYTTKEDVVDTVRGLRHKGGRPLNTGAALQYVRDNVFIASSGIESQAPRRDVVFLLDGSDGTRSGFPAMRDFVQGVVETLGVDENKDRVAVVQYSRDPAAQFYLNTYTTKGEILNTVRGLRHKGGDLSTLEQLSMDQSIARKDVVFLLDGSDGTRNGFPAMRDFVQRVVEKLTVEENKDRVSVVQYSKEPEAHFYLNTYTTKEDVVDIVRGLRHKGGRPLNTGAALHTQSIAHIDTFFEWLFEIRERDDCHVKEAALSCFSLTYASFNKTIFSEHSHSLVESQAPRRDVVFLLDGSDGTRSGFPAMRDFVQRVVETLGVDENKDRVAVVQYSRDPAAQFYLNTYTTKGEILNTVRGLRHKGGRPLNTGAALQYVRDNVLTASSGSRRTEGVPQLLILLSGGRSFDNVDTPAAALKELGVLIFGIGTRSSDSRELQRISHDPSYALSVSDFTDLPNIQQQLLSSVESVVIDVTPESTTDLGMCHHC